GCCTCTCCGGAAGATTTTTTGAAATATTATGAAACGGTAAGGCAGGCATATATGAAGATTTTTGAGCGATGCGGTCTCAAAGCAATCTATACAGTCGCGGCGGGAGGAGATTTTACGGCTTCACATACGCATGAGTTTCAAATGCCCTGTAAGGCCGGAGAAGATACCATCTTTGTATGTCAAAAGTGCGGATATGCGGAGAATAAGGAAATATCGAAACTCCAAGACGGTACCAAATGCCCAATATGCTCCGGCAATATGAAAGAGATCAGGTCTATCGAAGTCGGCAACATATTTCCACTCGGAACGAAATATTCCGATGCGTTTGCTCTTATGTTTGTAAATGAAAAAGGAGAGAAACAACCCGTCGTTATGGGTTCTTACGGTATCGGGCTTGGTAGGGTCATGGCTACTATTGTAGAGATATATCACGACGAAAATGGCATAATTTGGCCAAAAACAGTGTCTCCCTTTGACGTGCATCTGGTGGCGATTTTTCCGAAGGACGAGGGGGGCAGGACAAAAATATGGAACGCATCAACGGCGCTTTATGAAGATTTGACTAAGGCGGGGATAGGCGTACTCTTTGATGATAGGGAAGGGATTTCGGCGGGCGAGAAATTTGCCGATTGCGACCTTATCGGGATGCCTTTACGGCTTGTGGTGAGCGAAAAAACGCTTGAGAAGGACAGTGTTGAAATAAAGCGGCGAGGAGAAAAAGAAACAAAATTGGTCAGGATTTCTACCGCTGTTTCCGAATTCAAAAAACAATATGTTCAATAAACTCTTAGGAAGATTTTCTCATGATATCGGCATTGACCTGGGCACAGCCAACACGCTGGTCTATGTGCGCGGGAGAGGCATTGTTATCAATGAGCCGTCGGTTGTTGCCGTCAACAAAAAGACCGGCCAGGTGCTTGCTATCGGCAAGGAGGCAAGGAAGATGGTGGGGAGAACTCCCGCGCATATCGTGGCGACGCGCCCCTTGGTGGACGGCGTTGTTTCCGATTTTGAGGTGACCGAGCAGATGATTCGTTATTTTATTGATAGCGTGCACGAGTCGCGGTTTTCTTTCATGCCACATCCCCGCGTCATCGTGGGAATTCCTTCGCAGGTTACGGAAGTTGAAAAAAGAGCGGTCCGCGATGCAACAATGAATGCGGGAGCCCGCGAGGTGTATCTTATTGAACAGGCCATGGCGGCAGCCATCGGCGCACGGCTTCCCGTACAGGAAGCATTGGGCAATATGGTGGTTGATATTGGCGGAGGCACCACGGACATCGCCATGATCTCTCTTGGAGGCATTGTGATCGACAAATCATTGCGGATCGCTGGAGACAAGCTTAATGACGACATCATCCAATATGCGCGGAATGAATTTAAGATGCTGCTCGGCGAACGCACGGCAGAGGAGATTAAGATCGAGGTTGGCTCCGCACTGCCGCTTGAAAAGAGCCTTGAAACCCCTATGCGCGGCAGAGATCTTGTTACTGGTCTTCCCAAGGAAATTATGGTGAATGATGCGCATATCCGCGACGCGCTTTCCCGTTCCATTAAAGCCATCGTGAGCGCCATTAAAATTGTTATTGAGGAGACGCCGCCGGAGTTGCTTGCCGATGTCATGAGTCGCGGCATTGTGATGGTCGGCGGGGGAAGTTTGCTCCGGGGGCTCGATAGGCTTATAGCGCAAGAAACGCTTATGCCGGTACGGCTGGAGGAAGAGCCGCCTACTACGGTGGTGCGAGGAACCGGTGTAGTGCTTGAAAACCTGGACCAGCTGCGCGAGGTGCTGGTAGATTCGGAGGAAGATCCGCCTATTGGATAGCGCTCTCAAGCAAAATTTTTTTTGAAGTACGGATTCAGAAAAAAAATAACATTTCGCCATGGAACATCGCATACAAAAAAGGCGGTGATTTTTTGTTTTGCGATTGCGCTTGCTGCATTTCTGCTTTACGGGAGATTTTTCGGCGGATGGGCCGGAGATATGTACGTGAGGTTGGCAAAGCCTTTCTGGAATCTTGCCGGGTACGGTTATGGCGGATGGCGCAGCGTCCAAGATTTTTTTCTCTCACGCGATCAACTGGTCTTACGCGTCTCTATGCTTAGTGAAGAAAATCGGATGTTGCGCGAAGATGCCGGAGAACTTGAGGCGCTTAAAACGGAATATGCAGCACTTCGCCACTTGTTTGGAAATCCACCGCACTCGTGGCGCGAAAACGCCGTCGTTGCCCGCGTGGTGGGGAAGGGTTCACATATTTTCGGGCAAGAGATAGTTTTAGATCGGGGCGCGAGCGACGATATTGGTGAAAATGATACAGTGACCGTAGGGGACCGCTCGCTCGTAGGGCGCGTGTATCGCGTTTCCCCGCACTACGCGTACGTTACACTGCTTTCAAATCGTAATTTTCGTGCGGGCGCCAAGATTTTTGACGGAAATGCGGAATCTGAAAAATCCGATGACAAAGCTCTTAAGAGCGGGAAGGAGGGTGTGTTAGGCTCGGAGGGGCTTGTGCGGGGAGAAGGATTTGGGATGATAACGCTCGACATGGTCCCATCCGGCGCGCTGCTCAATGAGGGAGATACGGTGCTCACAAGCGGGTTTGACGGGGTATTTCCCGGCAATCTCGTCATCGGCAAAGTTGAACGCATCGTCTCCTCTCCATCAGATTTTTTTCAGCGCGCTTCTCTTTCTCCTGCGGTAGACGTTGGAAATATAGAAACGGTAACTATTATTAAAACACCGAAGGTGTTTTAATCAGCTTATAGGTTTTAGCTTATAGCTTATAGGATTTTTTTAGATCCTCTCCTGAAAGCTATCAGCTATCAGCTATCAGCTATCAGCTAGTTGAGATATTTTGTCCCGCAAAGAGAAAAGCGCGATCTTACACCGGAAGAATTCCTTTTCGATACCCAAGGAGAAATTGCCAGACGCCTCGAAAAACCGATAGAACGGCGGAACTTTTTTTTCTTTGCGGCGCTTCTTGGCATCGGTATGGCTCTATTGCTATTCCGTGTGTTCTGGTTCACCATTCTTCGCTATGACACCTATGCGAGAATTGCCGAATCGAATCGTACCGAGCTTACGAGCATTCCCGCCGAGCGCGGCATTGTCTATGAGAGGAACGGTATTCCTCTTATGCATAATGTTCCGGT
The window above is part of the bacterium genome. Proteins encoded here:
- a CDS encoding aminoacyl--tRNA ligase-related protein; amino-acid sequence: MLQSKLFTKTLRENPKDETAINAQLLERGGFVYKNSAGVYSYLPLGLRVLERIAKIVRQEMNAIGAQELLMPALVEKRYLDTTGRWDVEVGFEAVGKRDKKASFVLGWTHEEVLTDIASKYISSYKDLPFAAYQIQTKFRNEPRAKSGLLRGREFLMKDLYSFHASPEDFLKYYETVRQAYMKIFERCGLKAIYTVAAGGDFTASHTHEFQMPCKAGEDTIFVCQKCGYAENKEISKLQDGTKCPICSGNMKEIRSIEVGNIFPLGTKYSDAFALMFVNEKGEKQPVVMGSYGIGLGRVMATIVEIYHDENGIIWPKTVSPFDVHLVAIFPKDEGGRTKIWNASTALYEDLTKAGIGVLFDDREGISAGEKFADCDLIGMPLRLVVSEKTLEKDSVEIKRRGEKETKLVRISTAVSEFKKQYVQ
- a CDS encoding rod shape-determining protein; translation: MFNKLLGRFSHDIGIDLGTANTLVYVRGRGIVINEPSVVAVNKKTGQVLAIGKEARKMVGRTPAHIVATRPLVDGVVSDFEVTEQMIRYFIDSVHESRFSFMPHPRVIVGIPSQVTEVEKRAVRDATMNAGAREVYLIEQAMAAAIGARLPVQEALGNMVVDIGGGTTDIAMISLGGIVIDKSLRIAGDKLNDDIIQYARNEFKMLLGERTAEEIKIEVGSALPLEKSLETPMRGRDLVTGLPKEIMVNDAHIRDALSRSIKAIVSAIKIVIEETPPELLADVMSRGIVMVGGGSLLRGLDRLIAQETLMPVRLEEEPPTTVVRGTGVVLENLDQLREVLVDSEEDPPIG
- the mreC gene encoding rod shape-determining protein MreC; translated protein: MKYGFRKKITFRHGTSHTKKAVIFCFAIALAAFLLYGRFFGGWAGDMYVRLAKPFWNLAGYGYGGWRSVQDFFLSRDQLVLRVSMLSEENRMLREDAGELEALKTEYAALRHLFGNPPHSWRENAVVARVVGKGSHIFGQEIVLDRGASDDIGENDTVTVGDRSLVGRVYRVSPHYAYVTLLSNRNFRAGAKIFDGNAESEKSDDKALKSGKEGVLGSEGLVRGEGFGMITLDMVPSGALLNEGDTVLTSGFDGVFPGNLVIGKVERIVSSPSDFFQRASLSPAVDVGNIETVTIIKTPKVF